One part of the Aricia agestis chromosome Z, ilAriAges1.1, whole genome shotgun sequence genome encodes these proteins:
- the LOC121739052 gene encoding hyaluronan-binding protein 2-like, whose amino-acid sequence MRLQAALVIFAYCAHVVAPACSPQEMTTGCKIAGNVCSCGYGCSSEFIFRTRRACLDNMKERSSNICNSLPCMRGNCLQTQQDPGYLCKCEGTGYYGQRCEKACPTAPVRGLVFPHECIVI is encoded by the exons ATGCGCTTACAGGCAGCCCTCGTTATTTTCGCTTATTGCGCCC ATGTGGTAGCACCGGCATGTTCTCCCCAAGAGATGACCACGGGCTGCAAGATAGCAGGCAACGTGTGCTCCTGTGGCTACGGCTGCTCCTCCGAGTTCATCTTCAGGACCAGACGAGCTTGCTTGGACAACATGAAAG AAAGGAGCTCCAACATCTGCAACAGTTTACCGTGCATGAGGGGTAACTGTCTCCAGACGCAGCAGGATCCTGGGTACCTGTGCAAGTGCGAAGGCACTGGTTACTATGGTCAGAGGTGCGAAAAAG CCTGCCCCACTGCGCCTGTCCGGGGTCTTGTGTTCCCACATGAATGTATAGTTATTTAG